In a genomic window of Pseudomonas putida:
- the rpsR gene encoding 30S ribosomal protein S18, whose product MARFFRRRKFCRFTAEDVKEIDYKDLNTLKAYVSETGKIVPSRITGTKARYQRQLATAIKRARFLALLAYTDSHGR is encoded by the coding sequence ATGGCACGTTTCTTCCGTCGTCGTAAATTCTGCCGCTTCACCGCTGAAGACGTGAAAGAGATCGACTACAAAGATCTCAACACTCTGAAAGCCTACGTATCCGAGACCGGCAAAATCGTTCCAAGCCGCATCACCGGTACCAAAGCTCGTTATCAGCGTCAGCTGGCCACCGCTATCAAGCGCGCCCGCTTCCTGGCCCTGCTGGCCTACACCGACAGCCACGGCCGCTGA
- a CDS encoding ABC transporter permease, producing the protein MSASLPITSNGNYVPGRRRPSIWLLLPVLLLVLLSLLPLAYVGLKTWQAGWAEALHLLWRPYVFGLLRNTLTLMIGVTLACGVIGLSLAWLLERSNLPGRRLWGVILCLPFAVPAFVSSFTWVSLSAHFEGLGGAILVMTLSKYPLIFLPVAATLRNLDPSLEESGRTLGQNRWGVFFKITLPLLWPSLLAGSLLIALHMLVEFGALSIIGLQTFTTAIYQQFELEFSNANAAMLSAVLLALCLALLWLELRARGKGRHVRTGQGAARQAEQVRLGPWAIAGQLYCLLLAIIGSGIPLGMLAYWLAVGSSAAFPVAAISEALLSSLALSLGGAALCLVLAVPVGLLVVRYKGQLAIWAERLPYLLHALPGLVIALTLVYFALHYVPALYQTTALLLIAYALLFLPLAQAPIRTALNKAAPQLEDAARTLGASSFTAFCRVTLPIIFPALGAAFALVFLDAMKELTATLLLSPTGLNTLATEVWAHTANVEFAAAAPYAALLILVSGLPVYLLTTRMYLNR; encoded by the coding sequence ATGAGCGCATCGCTTCCCATCACCTCGAACGGCAACTACGTGCCAGGGCGCCGACGACCATCGATCTGGTTGTTGCTGCCGGTTTTGCTGCTGGTCTTGCTCAGCCTGCTGCCGCTGGCCTATGTCGGACTCAAGACGTGGCAAGCAGGCTGGGCCGAAGCACTGCATCTGCTTTGGCGTCCTTATGTGTTCGGGCTGTTGCGCAATACGCTGACACTGATGATCGGGGTAACGCTGGCATGCGGCGTGATCGGCCTGTCACTGGCGTGGCTGCTGGAACGCAGCAATCTGCCGGGACGGCGTTTGTGGGGCGTGATTCTGTGTTTGCCATTCGCCGTACCGGCGTTCGTCAGCAGCTTCACCTGGGTGTCGCTGAGCGCCCACTTCGAAGGACTGGGCGGGGCAATTCTGGTCATGACCCTGTCCAAGTACCCGCTGATATTCCTGCCCGTCGCGGCAACCCTGCGCAACCTTGATCCTTCGCTGGAAGAGTCCGGGCGCACGCTGGGCCAGAATCGCTGGGGTGTGTTTTTCAAGATCACCCTGCCCTTGCTCTGGCCGTCGCTGCTCGCGGGCTCCCTGCTGATTGCCCTGCACATGCTGGTGGAGTTCGGCGCGCTGTCGATCATCGGCCTGCAAACCTTCACCACTGCGATCTATCAGCAGTTCGAGCTGGAATTCAGCAATGCCAACGCCGCGATGCTTTCCGCGGTGCTGCTGGCGCTGTGCCTGGCCCTGTTGTGGCTGGAGCTGCGCGCTCGAGGCAAGGGTCGGCACGTGCGCACCGGCCAGGGTGCGGCGCGTCAGGCAGAACAGGTTCGGTTGGGGCCTTGGGCGATCGCCGGGCAACTGTACTGCCTGCTGCTGGCGATCATCGGTAGCGGCATTCCACTGGGCATGCTGGCGTACTGGTTGGCGGTCGGCTCGTCAGCCGCCTTTCCGGTTGCCGCCATCAGTGAGGCGCTGCTGTCGTCCCTGGCCCTGTCGCTGGGCGGCGCAGCGCTGTGTCTAGTGCTGGCAGTTCCGGTGGGGCTGCTGGTCGTGCGCTACAAGGGACAGCTGGCAATCTGGGCCGAACGCCTGCCGTATTTGCTGCACGCACTTCCCGGGCTGGTGATCGCCCTGACCCTGGTGTATTTCGCCTTGCACTATGTGCCAGCGCTGTATCAGACCACCGCGCTGCTACTGATCGCCTATGCACTGCTGTTTCTGCCGCTGGCTCAGGCACCGATTCGTACGGCGCTAAACAAGGCCGCTCCGCAACTGGAAGACGCTGCGCGCACACTGGGTGCATCCTCGTTCACCGCGTTTTGCCGGGTGACATTGCCGATCATCTTCCCGGCACTGGGGGCGGCGTTTGCGCTTGTCTTCCTGGATGCGATGAAGGAGCTGACGGCGACGCTTCTGTTGAGTCCGACCGGCCTCAATACGTTGGCGACGGAAGTCTGGGCGCATACCGCGAATGTGGAGTTTGCGGCGGCGGCGCCTTATGCGGCGCTGTTGATTCTGGTGTCGGGGCTGCCGGTGTATTTGCTTACGACGCGGATGTATCTGAACCGCTAA
- the rplI gene encoding 50S ribosomal protein L9, which yields MELILLEKIANLGNLGDKVKVKAGYGRNYLLPFGKATAATAANLAAFEERRAELEKAAADRKASAESRAAHLAELEVTITATAGDEGKLFGSIGTHDIADALTASGVEVAKAEVRLPNGTIRQVGEYDVAVHLHAEVEATVRVVVVAA from the coding sequence ATGGAACTGATCCTGCTGGAAAAAATCGCCAACCTGGGCAACCTGGGCGACAAAGTAAAAGTTAAGGCTGGCTACGGTCGTAACTACCTGCTGCCTTTTGGCAAAGCCACCGCTGCGACCGCTGCCAACCTGGCTGCGTTCGAAGAGCGTCGCGCTGAGCTGGAAAAAGCTGCAGCAGACCGTAAAGCATCGGCTGAAAGCCGCGCTGCCCATCTGGCCGAGCTGGAAGTGACCATCACTGCCACTGCTGGCGACGAAGGCAAGCTGTTCGGTTCGATCGGCACTCACGACATTGCTGACGCACTGACCGCCTCTGGCGTTGAAGTTGCCAAAGCTGAAGTTCGTCTGCCGAACGGCACCATCCGTCAGGTTGGCGAATACGACGTAGCCGTGCACCTGCACGCCGAAGTCGAAGCCACTGTACGCGTTGTCGTAGTAGCAGCTTAA
- a CDS encoding YgiQ family radical SAM protein, with protein MQAAKPLFDYPKYWAECFGPAPFLPMSREEMDQLGWDSCDIIIVTGDAYVDHPSFGMAIIGRLLEAQGFRVGIIAQPNWQSKDDFMKLGEPNLFFGVAAGNMDSMINRYTADKKIRSDDAYTPGGMAGKRPDRASLVYSQRCKEAYKHVPIVLGGIEASLRRIAHYDYWQDRVRNSILIDASADILLYGNAERAIVEVAQRLSYGQKIEDITDVRGTAFIRRDTPQGWYEVDSTRIDRPGKIDKIINPYVNTQDTAACAIEQEKGPVEDPQEAKVVQILASPKMTRDKTVIRLPSVEKVRNDAVLYAHANRVLHLETNPGNARALVQKHGEVDVWFNPPPIPMTTEEMDYVFGMPYARVPHPAYGKEKIPAYDMIRFSVNIMRGCFGGCTFCSITEHEGRIIQNRSEESIIREIEEIRDKVPGFTGVISDLGGPTANMYRIACKSPEIESACRKPSCVFPGICPNLNTDHSSLIQLYRSARALPGVKKILIASGLRYDLAVESPEYVKELVTHHVGGYLKIAPEHTEEGPLNQMMKPGIGTYDRFKRMFEKFSKEAGKEQYLIPYFIAAHPGTTDEDMMNLALWLKGNGFRADQVQAFYPSPMASATAMYHSGKNPLRKVTYKSDGVTIVKSEEQRRLHKAFLRYHDPKGWPMLREALIRMGRSDLIGPGKNQLIPTHQPSTDSYQSARRKNSTPAGSHKVGKETTKILTQHTGLPPRASDGGNPWDKREQAKAAAFARNQQAAKERKEAAKGKGPKAGRKPVVPR; from the coding sequence ATGCAAGCAGCCAAGCCGTTATTTGACTATCCCAAGTACTGGGCCGAATGTTTCGGGCCAGCGCCATTCCTGCCGATGAGCAGGGAGGAGATGGATCAGCTTGGCTGGGATTCCTGCGACATCATCATCGTCACCGGTGATGCCTACGTCGATCACCCATCGTTCGGCATGGCGATCATTGGCCGACTGCTGGAAGCCCAGGGCTTCCGCGTCGGGATCATTGCCCAGCCGAATTGGCAGTCCAAAGACGACTTCATGAAGCTCGGCGAGCCGAACCTGTTCTTCGGTGTCGCGGCCGGCAACATGGACTCGATGATCAACCGCTACACCGCCGACAAGAAAATCCGCTCCGATGACGCTTACACCCCGGGTGGTATGGCGGGCAAACGTCCGGACCGCGCGAGCCTGGTTTACAGCCAGCGCTGCAAGGAAGCCTACAAGCACGTGCCGATCGTGCTCGGCGGCATCGAAGCCTCCCTGCGCCGCATCGCCCATTACGATTACTGGCAGGACCGGGTGCGCAACTCGATCCTGATCGACGCCAGCGCCGACATCCTGCTGTACGGCAACGCCGAGCGCGCGATCGTCGAAGTCGCCCAGCGTCTGTCCTACGGTCAGAAGATCGAAGACATCACCGATGTACGTGGTACCGCGTTCATCCGTCGTGACACGCCACAAGGCTGGTACGAAGTCGATTCCACGCGCATCGACCGTCCGGGCAAGATCGACAAGATCATCAACCCGTACGTCAACACCCAGGACACCGCTGCTTGCGCCATCGAGCAGGAAAAGGGGCCGGTCGAAGATCCACAGGAAGCCAAGGTCGTGCAGATCCTGGCCAGCCCGAAGATGACCCGCGACAAGACCGTGATTCGTTTGCCATCCGTGGAAAAGGTCCGTAACGACGCCGTTCTCTATGCTCACGCCAACCGCGTGCTGCACCTGGAAACCAACCCGGGCAACGCCCGTGCGCTGGTGCAGAAGCACGGCGAGGTCGACGTCTGGTTCAACCCGCCGCCGATTCCGATGACCACCGAAGAAATGGACTACGTGTTCGGCATGCCTTATGCGCGCGTTCCGCACCCGGCGTATGGCAAGGAGAAAATCCCGGCCTACGACATGATCCGATTCTCGGTGAACATCATGCGTGGCTGTTTCGGTGGCTGCACTTTCTGCTCGATCACCGAGCACGAAGGCCGGATCATCCAGAACCGCTCCGAAGAGTCGATCATTCGCGAAATCGAAGAAATTCGCGACAAGGTCCCGGGTTTTACCGGCGTCATTTCCGACCTCGGCGGGCCGACCGCGAACATGTACCGCATCGCCTGCAAGAGCCCGGAAATCGAATCCGCGTGCCGCAAGCCTTCGTGCGTGTTCCCTGGCATCTGCCCGAACCTGAACACCGACCACTCGTCGTTGATCCAGCTGTACCGCAGCGCCCGCGCCCTGCCGGGTGTGAAGAAGATCCTGATCGCTTCCGGCCTGCGCTACGACCTCGCGGTCGAGTCGCCGGAATACGTCAAAGAGCTGGTGACCCACCACGTCGGTGGTTACCTGAAGATCGCCCCGGAACACACCGAGGAAGGTCCGCTCAACCAGATGATGAAACCGGGCATCGGCACTTATGACCGGTTCAAGCGCATGTTCGAGAAATTCTCGAAAGAAGCGGGGAAAGAGCAGTACCTGATCCCGTACTTCATCGCGGCCCACCCTGGGACCACCGACGAAGACATGATGAACCTGGCGCTGTGGCTCAAGGGCAACGGTTTCCGTGCCGACCAGGTGCAGGCGTTCTACCCGTCGCCGATGGCCAGTGCCACCGCGATGTACCACTCGGGCAAGAACCCGCTGCGCAAGGTGACCTACAAGAGCGATGGGGTGACCATCGTCAAGAGCGAAGAGCAGCGTCGCCTGCACAAGGCGTTCTTGCGTTATCACGACCCGAAAGGCTGGCCGATGCTGCGTGAGGCGTTGATCCGCATGGGCCGTAGCGACCTGATCGGGCCGGGCAAGAACCAGTTGATCCCGACGCACCAGCCGTCCACCGACAGCTACCAGAGCGCCCGTCGCAAGAACTCGACGCCGGCCGGCAGCCATAAAGTGGGCAAGGAAACAACGAAGATCCTGACCCAGCACACCGGCTTGCCACCGCGCGCCAGTGATGGCGGCAACCCGTGGGACAAGCGTGAACAGGCCAAGGCTGCAGCGTTCGCCCGCAACCAGCAGGCGGCCAAGGAGCGCAAGGAAGCGGCCAAGGGCAAGGGGCCGAAGGCCGGGCGCAAGCCGGTTGTTCCGCGCTAA
- the dnaB gene encoding replicative DNA helicase yields MNEISVPEQYDLQTAALKVPPHSIEAEQAVLGGLMLDNNAWERVLDQVSDGDFYRHDHRLIFRAIAKLADQNMPIDVVTLAEQLDKEGQTSQVGGLGYLGELAKNTPSVANIKAYAQIVRQRATLRQLIGISNEIADSAFNPEGRTAEEILDEAERQIFQIAEARPKTTGPVGVNELLTKAIDRIDTLFNTGEGITGLSTGYTDLDEKTSGLQPADLIIVAGRPSMGKTTFAMNLVENAVLRSDKAVLVYSLEMPGESLIMRMLSSLGRIDQTKVRSGQLEDDDWPRLTSAVNLLNDRKLFIDDTAGISPSEMRARTRRLVREHGEIGLIMIDYLQLMQIPGSSGDNRTNEISEISRSLKALAKEFNCPVVALSQLNRSLEQRPNKRPVNSDLRESGAIEQDADVIMFVYRDEVYHPETEHKGIAEIIIGKQRNGPIGFIRLAFIGKYTRFENLAPGSYNFDDDE; encoded by the coding sequence ATGAACGAAATCTCAGTCCCCGAGCAATACGATCTGCAAACCGCCGCGCTGAAGGTGCCACCGCACTCCATCGAAGCCGAACAGGCTGTACTCGGTGGTCTGATGCTGGACAACAACGCCTGGGAGCGCGTGCTCGATCAAGTCTCCGACGGTGATTTCTATCGACATGACCACCGCCTGATTTTCCGTGCGATCGCCAAGCTGGCCGATCAGAACATGCCGATCGACGTCGTGACCCTGGCCGAGCAATTGGACAAGGAAGGGCAGACTTCGCAAGTCGGCGGCCTCGGTTACTTGGGTGAACTGGCGAAAAACACGCCATCCGTCGCCAACATCAAGGCTTATGCGCAGATCGTCCGCCAGCGTGCGACGTTGCGCCAGTTGATCGGCATCAGCAACGAGATCGCCGACAGCGCCTTCAACCCCGAAGGCCGCACCGCCGAAGAGATCCTCGATGAAGCCGAACGGCAGATCTTCCAGATCGCCGAGGCTCGTCCGAAGACCACCGGCCCGGTGGGTGTCAACGAGTTGCTGACAAAGGCCATCGACCGCATTGACACCCTGTTCAACACAGGTGAAGGGATCACTGGCCTCTCCACGGGTTACACCGACCTCGACGAGAAGACCAGCGGTCTGCAACCGGCAGACTTGATCATTGTCGCCGGACGTCCATCCATGGGTAAGACCACCTTTGCGATGAACCTCGTGGAAAACGCCGTACTGCGCAGCGATAAGGCCGTACTGGTGTACTCCCTCGAGATGCCAGGTGAATCGCTGATCATGCGTATGCTGTCCTCCCTGGGCCGCATCGACCAGACCAAGGTCCGTTCCGGTCAGCTGGAAGACGACGATTGGCCTCGCCTGACCTCGGCGGTCAACCTGCTCAACGATCGCAAGCTGTTCATCGACGATACCGCTGGCATCAGCCCGTCCGAGATGCGCGCCCGCACCCGGCGCCTGGTGCGTGAGCACGGCGAAATCGGCCTGATCATGATCGACTACCTGCAGCTGATGCAGATCCCCGGCTCCAGTGGTGACAACCGGACCAACGAGATTTCCGAGATCTCCCGGTCCCTGAAAGCTCTGGCCAAGGAATTCAACTGCCCGGTAGTGGCGCTGTCCCAGCTCAACCGTTCCTTGGAACAACGGCCGAACAAGCGCCCGGTGAACTCCGACTTGCGGGAATCCGGAGCGATCGAGCAGGACGCCGACGTGATCATGTTCGTGTACCGGGACGAGGTGTATCACCCGGAAACCGAGCACAAGGGCATTGCCGAGATCATCATCGGCAAGCAGCGGAACGGCCCGATCGGCTTTATCCGACTGGCGTTCATCGGTAAGTACACCCGGTTCGAGAACCTGGCCCCGGGTAGCTACAACTTCGATGACGACGAGTAA
- the rnr gene encoding ribonuclease R, producing the protein MADWQSLDPEAAREAEKYENPIPSRELILQHLADRGSPAAREQLVEEFGLTTEDQIEALRRRLRAMERDAQLIYTRRGTYAPVDKLDLILGRISGHRDGFGFLVPDDGSDDLFLSPAQMRLVFDGDRALARVSGLDRRGRREGMIVEVVSRAHETIVGRYFEEGGIGFVVADNPKIQQEVLVTPGRNANADIGQFVEVKITHWPTPRFQPQGDVIEVVGNYMAPGMEIDVALRTYDIPHVWPDAVLKEAGKLKPEVEEKDKEKRIDLRHLPFVTIDGEDARDFDDAVYCEARPGKLRLFSGGWKLYVAIADVSSYVKLGSALDAEAQVRGNSVYFPERVIPMLPEQLSNGLCSLNPLVDRLAMVCEMTISKSGEMTDYCFYEAVIHSHARLTYNKVSAMLETPKLAEARKLRGEYTDLVPHLKQLYALYKVLLAARHVRGAIDFETQETRIIFGSERKIAEIRPTVRNDAHKLIEECMLAANVATAEFLQKHEIPALYRVHDGPPPERLEKLRAFLGELGLSLHKGKDGPTPKDYQALLASIKDRPDFHLIQTVMLRSLSQAVYTSDNQGHFGLNYEAYTHFTSPIRRYPDLLTHRAIRSVIHSKQDTPHVRRAGAMTIPKARIYPYDEAALEQLGEQCSMSERRADEATRDVVNWLKCEFMKDRVGESFPGVITAVTGFGLFVELTDIYVEGLVHVTALPGDYYHFDPVHHRLAGERTGRSFRLGDTVEVRVMRVDLDERKIDFEMAEKTINAPVGRKKRGSDTAAPAPTAATKAAAEPASAKIGRRPAKEKPVEAYRSSDAAAKNAEVRKSRELKKALLADAKSGGKASSSGKTGRSAPDKAAGGKPAKPSKHRKGPPKAGTAPAKSGGARKPKAKS; encoded by the coding sequence ATGGCCGATTGGCAATCCCTCGATCCCGAGGCCGCTCGTGAAGCGGAAAAATATGAAAACCCCATCCCTAGCCGCGAACTGATCCTTCAGCACCTTGCTGATCGTGGTTCGCCTGCTGCCCGCGAGCAGTTGGTCGAAGAATTTGGTCTGACCACAGAAGACCAGATCGAGGCCCTGCGTCGCCGTCTGCGCGCCATGGAGCGCGATGCTCAACTCATTTATACCCGCCGTGGCACTTATGCGCCGGTGGACAAGCTCGACCTGATTCTCGGTCGGATCAGCGGCCACCGTGACGGCTTCGGTTTCCTCGTGCCGGATGACGGCAGTGATGACCTGTTCCTGAGCCCGGCGCAAATGCGTCTGGTGTTCGATGGCGACCGTGCCTTGGCCCGTGTGTCCGGCCTGGACCGTCGCGGTCGCCGCGAAGGCATGATTGTCGAAGTGGTGTCCCGTGCCCACGAAACCATCGTCGGTCGCTATTTCGAAGAAGGTGGCATTGGTTTTGTCGTTGCCGACAACCCGAAGATCCAGCAGGAAGTGCTGGTGACCCCGGGCCGCAATGCCAACGCCGACATCGGCCAGTTCGTCGAAGTGAAGATCACCCACTGGCCGACTCCACGCTTCCAGCCGCAAGGCGACGTGATCGAAGTCGTGGGCAACTACATGGCGCCGGGCATGGAGATCGATGTCGCCCTGCGTACTTACGACATTCCTCACGTCTGGCCGGATGCCGTGCTCAAGGAAGCCGGCAAGCTCAAGCCGGAAGTCGAAGAGAAAGACAAAGAGAAGCGCATCGACCTGCGTCATCTGCCGTTTGTCACCATCGACGGCGAAGATGCCCGCGACTTCGATGACGCGGTCTACTGCGAAGCCCGTCCGGGCAAGCTGCGCCTGTTCTCTGGTGGCTGGAAGCTGTACGTAGCGATTGCCGACGTTTCCAGTTACGTGAAACTCGGTTCGGCGCTGGATGCCGAGGCTCAGGTTCGCGGCAACTCGGTGTACTTCCCCGAGCGCGTGATCCCGATGTTGCCCGAGCAATTGTCCAACGGCCTGTGCTCGCTGAATCCGCTGGTCGATCGCTTGGCCATGGTTTGCGAGATGACCATCTCCAAATCCGGCGAAATGACCGACTACTGCTTCTATGAAGCGGTGATCCACTCCCATGCACGCCTGACCTACAACAAGGTCAGCGCCATGCTCGAAACGCCGAAACTCGCCGAAGCGCGCAAGCTGCGTGGCGAGTACACCGACCTCGTGCCGCACCTCAAGCAGCTGTATGCGCTGTACAAGGTGCTGCTGGCGGCTCGTCATGTTCGTGGCGCGATCGATTTCGAAACCCAGGAAACCCGGATCATCTTCGGCTCCGAGCGCAAGATCGCCGAAATCCGGCCGACCGTGCGCAACGATGCGCACAAGTTGATCGAGGAGTGCATGCTGGCCGCCAACGTGGCCACTGCCGAGTTCCTGCAAAAGCACGAAATCCCTGCGCTGTACCGCGTTCACGACGGTCCGCCGCCAGAGCGTCTGGAAAAGCTGCGTGCCTTTCTGGGCGAGCTGGGCCTGTCCCTGCACAAAGGTAAGGACGGCCCGACGCCTAAGGATTACCAGGCGCTGCTGGCCAGCATCAAGGATCGTCCGGACTTCCATCTGATTCAGACGGTCATGCTGCGTTCGTTGAGCCAGGCGGTGTACACCTCCGATAACCAGGGTCACTTTGGCCTGAATTACGAGGCATACACCCACTTCACCTCGCCGATTCGTCGTTACCCGGACTTGCTCACGCACCGGGCGATTCGTAGCGTCATCCACTCCAAACAGGACACCCCGCACGTTCGTCGTGCCGGTGCGATGACCATTCCCAAGGCGCGCATCTACCCGTATGACGAAGCGGCTCTGGAGCAGCTTGGCGAGCAGTGCTCGATGAGTGAGCGCCGTGCCGACGAAGCAACCCGTGACGTGGTGAACTGGCTCAAGTGCGAGTTCATGAAAGACCGCGTGGGCGAGTCGTTCCCGGGCGTGATCACCGCCGTGACCGGTTTTGGCCTGTTCGTCGAGCTGACCGATATCTATGTCGAAGGCCTGGTGCACGTCACCGCGCTGCCGGGCGACTACTACCACTTCGATCCTGTGCACCACCGTTTGGCGGGCGAGCGCACCGGTCGCAGCTTCCGTCTTGGCGATACAGTCGAAGTACGGGTCATGCGCGTCGATCTCGACGAGCGCAAGATCGACTTCGAGATGGCTGAAAAAACCATCAATGCTCCAGTCGGTCGCAAAAAGCGTGGTAGCGACACTGCGGCTCCAGCGCCAACTGCTGCTACGAAAGCAGCGGCAGAGCCGGCATCGGCGAAAATCGGTCGTCGTCCAGCCAAGGAAAAGCCGGTCGAAGCCTACCGTTCGAGTGATGCCGCGGCGAAAAACGCCGAGGTGCGCAAGAGTCGTGAACTGAAAAAGGCGCTGCTGGCCGATGCGAAAAGCGGCGGTAAAGCGTCGTCTTCGGGAAAGACCGGACGGTCGGCGCCTGACAAGGCTGCCGGCGGCAAGCCAGCTAAGCCGAGCAAACATCGTAAAGGTCCGCCAAAAGCGGGCACCGCCCCAGCCAAAAGCGGTGGGGCGCGTAAACCCAAGGCCAAGTCATGA
- the rpsF gene encoding 30S ribosomal protein S6, with amino-acid sequence MRHYEIIFLVHPDQSEQVGGMVERYTKLIEEDGGKIHRLEDWGRRQLAYAINNVHKAHYVMLNVECTGKALAELEDNFRYNDAVIRNLVIRRDEAVTGQSEMLKAEENRSERRERRDRPEHSDADGVEGDDSDNSDNADE; translated from the coding sequence ATGCGTCATTACGAAATCATCTTTTTGGTCCACCCGGATCAAAGCGAGCAAGTCGGCGGCATGGTTGAGCGTTACACCAAGCTGATCGAAGAAGACGGCGGCAAAATCCACCGTCTGGAAGACTGGGGCCGTCGTCAACTGGCCTACGCAATCAACAATGTTCACAAGGCTCACTACGTGATGCTGAACGTTGAGTGCACCGGCAAGGCCCTGGCCGAGCTGGAAGACAACTTCCGTTACAACGATGCAGTGATCCGTAACCTGGTCATCCGTCGCGACGAAGCCGTTACTGGCCAGTCCGAGATGCTCAAGGCTGAAGAAAACCGCAGTGAGCGCCGTGAGCGTCGCGACCGTCCTGAGCACTCCGACGCCGATGGCGTTGAGGGTGATGACAGCGACAACAGCGATAACGCTGACGAGTAA
- a CDS encoding extracellular solute-binding protein codes for MMFRNTLRRGLTITLLGLALATPLTQADDKVSLTLYNGQHKEVGDAVAKAFEAKTGIHVNVRKGSSNQLASQIVEEGDRSPADVIYTEESPPLNKLGEQGLLAKADDATLAVLPKEYVAGNGTWIGVTARVRVVAFNPKLVDEKDLPKSVMEFSDPKWQGKVGFVPTSGAFQEQAVAIIKMHGMDAAEEWLTGLRAFGKTYSNNMVALKAVENGEVATVLVNNYYWFALQREKGQLDSKLHYFTGGDVGGLITVSSAAVLKSSKHPSEAQQLLAYMASEEGQRVITQTTAEYPLHKGMESDRGLKPFSELEAPAVTPADLGNAEEALDLERDVGLN; via the coding sequence ATGATGTTTCGAAATACCCTGCGCCGAGGCTTGACCATCACCCTTCTCGGCCTGGCACTCGCCACTCCCCTCACCCAAGCCGACGACAAGGTTTCCCTGACGCTCTACAACGGCCAGCACAAGGAAGTGGGTGACGCCGTCGCCAAAGCCTTCGAGGCCAAGACCGGCATTCACGTCAATGTGCGCAAGGGCAGCAGCAATCAGCTTGCCAGTCAGATCGTCGAAGAAGGCGATCGCTCCCCGGCCGACGTGATCTACACAGAAGAATCGCCGCCCCTGAACAAGCTCGGCGAGCAAGGCCTGCTGGCCAAGGCTGACGATGCAACCCTGGCCGTTCTGCCCAAGGAATATGTCGCCGGCAATGGCACCTGGATCGGCGTCACTGCCCGAGTCCGGGTCGTCGCCTTCAACCCGAAGCTGGTTGATGAAAAAGACCTGCCCAAGTCGGTGATGGAATTCTCCGACCCGAAATGGCAGGGCAAGGTCGGGTTCGTGCCCACCAGCGGTGCATTCCAGGAACAAGCCGTCGCGATTATCAAGATGCACGGCATGGATGCCGCCGAAGAATGGCTAACCGGCCTGCGCGCCTTCGGCAAGACCTACAGCAACAACATGGTCGCACTCAAGGCCGTGGAAAATGGCGAGGTCGCCACCGTATTGGTCAACAACTACTACTGGTTCGCCCTGCAGCGCGAAAAAGGCCAGCTCGACTCGAAGCTGCACTACTTCACCGGCGGCGACGTTGGCGGGTTGATCACCGTTTCCAGCGCCGCCGTACTGAAATCCAGCAAACATCCAAGTGAAGCCCAGCAACTGCTCGCCTACATGGCCAGCGAAGAAGGTCAGCGCGTAATCACTCAGACCACCGCCGAATACCCCCTGCACAAAGGCATGGAATCGGATCGCGGCCTCAAGCCATTCAGCGAACTGGAAGCACCGGCCGTCACTCCAGCCGATTTGGGCAACGCAGAAGAAGCCCTGGACCTGGAACGCGACGTCGGCCTGAATTGA
- the rlmB gene encoding 23S rRNA (guanosine(2251)-2'-O)-methyltransferase RlmB: MSQLEKIYGVHAVEALLRHHPKRVKQIWLAEGRSDPRVQTLVELANENRVQVGQAERREMDAWVEGVHQGVVAEVSPSQVWGEAMLDELLDRTEGAPLLLVLDGVTDPHNLGACLRSADAAGALAVIVPKDKSATLTPVVRKVACGAAEVIPLVAVTNLARTLEKLQQRGLWIVGTAGEAEVSIYDQDLTGPTILIMGAEGKGMRRLTREHCDYLVHLPMAGSVSSLNVSVATGVCLFEAQRQRGAKAKAAAKKP, encoded by the coding sequence ATGAGTCAGTTGGAAAAAATCTACGGCGTGCACGCGGTAGAAGCATTGCTGCGTCACCACCCCAAGCGCGTCAAGCAGATCTGGCTGGCCGAAGGCCGCAGTGATCCGCGGGTGCAGACGCTGGTCGAACTGGCCAACGAGAATCGCGTCCAGGTCGGTCAGGCCGAGCGCCGGGAAATGGACGCCTGGGTTGAAGGCGTTCACCAGGGCGTGGTGGCAGAGGTCAGTCCTAGCCAGGTCTGGGGCGAGGCGATGCTCGACGAGTTGCTGGATCGCACCGAAGGTGCGCCACTGCTGTTGGTGCTCGATGGCGTGACCGATCCGCACAACCTCGGTGCCTGCCTGCGTTCCGCCGATGCGGCGGGCGCGCTGGCGGTGATCGTGCCGAAAGACAAGTCCGCCACCCTTACGCCGGTCGTGCGCAAGGTTGCTTGCGGAGCGGCGGAAGTGATCCCCCTGGTTGCCGTGACCAACCTGGCGCGTACCCTGGAAAAGCTCCAGCAGCGCGGCTTGTGGATTGTCGGTACGGCGGGGGAGGCTGAAGTCAGCATTTATGACCAGGACCTGACCGGCCCGACCATCCTGATCATGGGTGCCGAAGGCAAGGGCATGCGCCGCCTCACTCGCGAGCATTGCGATTACCTGGTGCACCTGCCGATGGCCGGTAGTGTCAGCAGTCTGAACGTTTCGGTGGCAACGGGCGTGTGCCTGTTCGAAGCTCAGCGTCAGCGTGGTGCCAAGGCCAAGGCAGCCGCCAAAAAGCCCTGA